A genome region from Fodinibius salicampi includes the following:
- a CDS encoding TorF family putative porin — protein MTNFTKINTIKYFLTALSILFVATGFQTVKAQDDGEVNVSTGVDIYSTYVWRGVAYAGPSLQPYVELGAGGFTLGAWGSQGIDGLITSGTASNGFQEMDLYTAYSFDFGLSLGVTDYYYPGTLFFEEDSHAFELNGGYTVGDLSLSANYIFAGGGSVGDDVYFQLGYDVGQANLFIGGGDGWHSTDTEFTIVNIGIGTSKEIEITDSFSLPVSGAVILNPDTEQFYITAGISL, from the coding sequence ATGACAAATTTTACGAAGATCAATACGATAAAATACTTCTTAACCGCACTTTCAATTCTGTTCGTAGCCACAGGCTTTCAAACGGTTAAAGCCCAGGATGATGGGGAAGTGAATGTAAGTACTGGGGTCGATATATACAGCACCTATGTATGGCGTGGTGTCGCTTACGCCGGCCCTTCTTTACAACCATATGTTGAACTTGGCGCTGGTGGATTTACACTGGGAGCCTGGGGATCTCAGGGAATTGATGGCCTTATAACTTCCGGGACGGCAAGTAATGGCTTTCAGGAAATGGATCTCTATACTGCATACAGCTTCGACTTTGGACTGAGTCTGGGAGTTACGGACTATTATTATCCCGGGACGCTTTTTTTCGAGGAAGACAGCCATGCCTTTGAGTTAAACGGCGGATATACGGTTGGAGATCTCTCCCTGTCGGCCAATTATATTTTTGCAGGCGGAGGTTCGGTCGGGGACGATGTTTACTTCCAGTTGGGATATGACGTTGGTCAGGCCAATCTGTTTATTGGAGGCGGCGATGGATGGCATTCCACTGATACTGAATTCACTATTGTGAATATTGGTATCGGCACAAGTAAAGAGATAGAAATTACCGACAGCTTTTCACTTCCGGTGAGCGGAGCAGTTATATTAAATCCTGATACGGAACAATTTTATATAACGGCGGGAATTTCTTTATAA